The Paraburkholderia sabiae genome includes a region encoding these proteins:
- the istA gene encoding IS21 family transposase, producing the protein MFEYRQVLARMRQGDSDRDIASARLMGRGKLKTVRQVALARGWLDPGRPLPDDAELAAIFGRNPKLPRSCVSTIEPFRDLVRGWYDADVQGTTIFNALQRNHGYTGSYSAVRRFLLHLKAERGARATTILEFAPAEAAQVDFGAGPVLTHESGVLLKTWFFVMTLCWSRHQYAEVVLDQTVETWLACHRRAFEWFGGRVERVIIDNAKCAITKACMYDPEVQRSYAALAEGYGFRIDACPPHDPAKKGVVEAGVKYIKRSFVPLREFRDLADANRQLRDWVMQQAGTREHGTTREQPLARFAIEKPLLARLPDVPPVLAVWCEVKVHTDGHVVYKKALYSVPFTLVGKQLWLKATDTVVQVFHRHELVATHPRLRKPGDRHTVRDHQPPEAQAWLEHDPQWCLARAKDIGPACHALVLAMFNDKVLVNLRGAQGVLRLREKVGDQRLEAACERALVFASPKYRTVKAILDKGLDSQPTAAPAPTPAPADTYLNGGRFGRDLHSLLIH; encoded by the coding sequence GTGTTTGAGTATCGACAGGTTCTGGCGCGCATGCGTCAGGGCGATTCCGACCGTGACATTGCCAGCGCACGCCTGATGGGGCGTGGGAAGCTGAAGACCGTCAGGCAGGTCGCGCTCGCTCGGGGCTGGCTCGATCCCGGTCGGCCCTTGCCGGACGACGCCGAACTGGCAGCGATCTTCGGACGCAATCCGAAGCTGCCGCGTAGCTGCGTCTCCACGATTGAACCGTTTCGCGATCTGGTGCGCGGCTGGTATGACGCCGACGTGCAGGGCACGACGATCTTCAACGCGCTTCAGCGCAACCACGGCTATACGGGCAGCTATTCGGCAGTGCGGCGCTTCCTGCTGCACCTGAAGGCCGAGCGCGGCGCGAGAGCGACGACGATCCTGGAGTTCGCACCGGCCGAGGCCGCACAGGTCGACTTCGGCGCCGGTCCGGTGCTCACGCATGAGTCCGGGGTTCTGCTCAAGACATGGTTCTTCGTGATGACGCTGTGCTGGTCGCGTCATCAATACGCCGAGGTCGTGCTGGATCAGACGGTCGAGACGTGGCTGGCCTGTCACCGGCGCGCCTTCGAATGGTTCGGTGGCCGCGTCGAACGCGTGATCATCGACAACGCCAAGTGCGCGATCACAAAGGCGTGCATGTACGACCCCGAGGTACAGCGCTCGTACGCCGCGCTGGCCGAGGGGTACGGCTTCCGGATCGATGCATGCCCTCCACACGATCCTGCGAAGAAGGGCGTCGTTGAGGCCGGAGTCAAATACATCAAACGATCCTTCGTGCCGCTGCGCGAATTCCGCGATCTCGCCGACGCCAACCGTCAATTGCGCGACTGGGTGATGCAGCAGGCCGGCACGCGCGAGCACGGCACGACGCGCGAGCAGCCGCTTGCACGTTTCGCCATCGAGAAGCCACTGCTCGCCAGACTGCCCGATGTGCCGCCAGTGCTGGCCGTATGGTGCGAGGTCAAGGTCCATACCGACGGGCACGTCGTCTACAAGAAGGCACTGTATTCGGTGCCGTTCACGCTCGTTGGCAAGCAGCTGTGGCTGAAGGCGACCGACACGGTCGTGCAGGTGTTCCACCGCCATGAGCTCGTCGCGACCCATCCGCGCCTGCGCAAGCCCGGCGATCGCCACACGGTGCGTGACCACCAGCCGCCTGAAGCGCAAGCGTGGCTCGAGCACGATCCACAGTGGTGCCTGGCGCGGGCAAAGGATATCGGGCCAGCCTGCCACGCGCTCGTTCTCGCGATGTTCAACGACAAGGTGCTCGTCAACCTGCGCGGCGCGCAGGGCGTCTTGAGGCTTCGCGAGAAGGTCGGCGATCAACGGCTGGAGGCTGCGTGCGAGCGTGCGCTCGTGTTCGCCAGCCCCAAGTACCGCACTGTCAAGGCGATCCTCGACAAGGGGCTGGACAGCCAGCCCACCGCAGCACCAGCGCCGACGCCGGCGCCTGCCGACACCTATCTGAACGGCGGCCGCTTCGGCCGTGACCTCCATTCCCTTCTGATCCATTGA
- a CDS encoding c-type cytochrome — MPALSTIVPRCCAVLVVIAVAMPARADPEAERTRSQLTDDPIVSTWRTLRAIDCARCHGKDYEGLTAPSIIEYARTQSREMFVRRILDGEPSRGMPAYRDNPSIAGRIDDIYRFFLGRADGTIPADPRPAQR, encoded by the coding sequence ATGCCGGCATTGTCGACGATCGTGCCGAGGTGTTGCGCCGTTTTAGTCGTGATTGCAGTTGCAATGCCGGCCCGGGCCGATCCGGAAGCCGAACGGACACGTTCCCAACTGACCGATGATCCCATCGTCAGCACATGGCGTACCTTACGCGCCATCGATTGCGCCCGCTGCCATGGCAAGGACTATGAGGGGCTGACGGCACCTTCGATTATTGAGTATGCGCGCACTCAGAGCCGTGAGATGTTTGTCCGGAGGATCCTTGACGGCGAGCCGTCACGCGGAATGCCTGCATATCGCGACAACCCCTCGATTGCTGGGCGCATCGACGATATCTACCGGTTTTTTCTCGGCCGTGCCGACGGCACTATCCCCGCCGACCCGCGGCCTGCGCAGCGTTAG
- a CDS encoding single-stranded DNA-binding protein, giving the protein MIDGLVGGRLYGEAQIRTGQNGRRFVTCKVRATTNDGDTIFVNVIAFDDDVQTALLALTDADSVALSGALTPKVWTDKNGLIKPAMDMVAHRVIAAYEERREGDD; this is encoded by the coding sequence ATGATTGATGGACTGGTGGGTGGGCGCCTGTACGGCGAGGCGCAGATTCGCACGGGGCAGAATGGCAGGCGGTTCGTGACCTGCAAGGTCCGGGCGACCACCAATGATGGAGATACGATATTCGTCAACGTGATTGCGTTCGACGATGACGTGCAAACCGCATTGCTCGCGCTGACTGACGCGGATAGCGTCGCGCTGAGCGGGGCGTTGACCCCAAAAGTGTGGACGGACAAGAATGGCCTGATCAAGCCCGCCATGGATATGGTCGCCCACAGGGTCATCGCGGCTTATGAAGAGCGCCGCGAGGGCGATGATTGA
- a CDS encoding site-specific integrase yields MKTCHDRLPAPSHAEPPGFPDADELAMLRAWYAGLPVRQAVERYLPSALGNGKSARGVPGRIRSKLLDVARAAHRDDLAALLSHPANEREQHAKTVAHAINVLRSARPPEPQIADDIAQWFTPRAVRMLHAHGIRTLADLTVRIPRRRQWWKAVPGLGAASARTIEAFFAAWPALTEKARALIVATQQGDIVPWESIRLPHKVDGTEGTFRAPRATCTLDASNDYEAVQTWLSLHESPATQRTYRKEAERLILWAIVERGRALSSLTTEDAIAYRTFLRHPMPRGRWTGPVRPRTSPEWRPFNGSLSARSVSHALLILGALFRWLVEQRYVLANPFAGVKVRGGTATSTLDASHAFTEGEWGLVRTMADGLEWSHGWSVPAAQRLRFLLDFGYATGLRASELIGATLGHVETDARNEHWLKVSGKGGKIARVALPPLAWDALGRYLADRGLPVVAVRWRPETPVIGSLEADSSTAISGVRLWGVLRRFFRLAADSIETDHPPLADKLRRASPHWMRHTHATHALGRGAELTTVRDNLRHASVSTTSIYLHSDEVKRARQMSDAFSTRK; encoded by the coding sequence ATGAAAACGTGTCACGACCGCCTCCCCGCGCCTTCCCACGCAGAACCGCCCGGCTTTCCCGATGCCGATGAACTCGCCATGCTGCGCGCCTGGTACGCGGGCCTGCCCGTCCGGCAAGCCGTCGAGCGCTATCTGCCTTCTGCGCTCGGGAATGGAAAGTCGGCGCGCGGCGTCCCCGGTCGTATCCGAAGCAAGCTGCTGGACGTCGCGCGCGCGGCCCATCGCGACGATCTGGCCGCCCTCCTCTCGCATCCTGCGAATGAGCGCGAACAGCATGCGAAGACCGTTGCGCACGCGATCAACGTGTTGCGGAGCGCACGTCCACCCGAACCACAAATCGCCGACGACATCGCGCAGTGGTTCACCCCGCGCGCGGTGCGCATGCTGCACGCGCATGGCATCCGGACGCTCGCCGATCTCACCGTGCGCATTCCGCGCCGGCGTCAGTGGTGGAAAGCCGTGCCGGGCCTCGGTGCGGCAAGTGCACGCACAATCGAGGCGTTTTTCGCGGCGTGGCCCGCTCTCACCGAGAAGGCGCGTGCACTGATCGTAGCGACCCAGCAGGGCGACATCGTGCCGTGGGAATCCATCCGGCTACCGCACAAAGTCGACGGCACAGAAGGGACGTTCCGGGCGCCGCGCGCCACCTGTACGCTCGATGCGTCGAACGACTATGAAGCCGTGCAGACCTGGCTGTCGCTGCACGAATCACCCGCCACGCAGCGCACCTACCGCAAGGAAGCCGAGCGGCTGATCCTGTGGGCGATCGTCGAGCGCGGCCGTGCGCTGTCGTCACTTACGACAGAAGACGCGATCGCCTACCGCACGTTCCTGCGCCATCCAATGCCGCGTGGACGGTGGACCGGTCCGGTGCGGCCGCGCACGTCGCCCGAATGGCGGCCATTCAACGGCAGCCTGTCGGCACGCTCGGTCTCGCACGCGCTGTTGATTCTGGGTGCCCTGTTTCGCTGGCTCGTCGAGCAGCGTTACGTGCTCGCCAATCCGTTCGCGGGCGTGAAGGTGCGCGGCGGCACCGCGACATCCACGCTCGATGCGTCGCACGCCTTTACCGAAGGCGAATGGGGGCTGGTCCGTACGATGGCCGACGGCCTCGAATGGTCACACGGCTGGTCGGTACCTGCTGCGCAGCGGCTGCGATTCCTGCTTGATTTTGGTTACGCGACGGGGTTGCGCGCGAGCGAACTCATCGGTGCGACGCTCGGGCATGTCGAGACAGACGCACGCAATGAGCACTGGCTGAAGGTATCGGGCAAAGGCGGCAAGATCGCGCGGGTGGCGCTGCCGCCGCTCGCCTGGGACGCACTCGGCCGCTATCTGGCCGATCGGGGGCTGCCCGTCGTCGCCGTTCGCTGGCGTCCCGAGACGCCCGTCATTGGCAGCCTGGAAGCGGACAGCAGTACCGCGATCAGCGGCGTACGGCTGTGGGGTGTACTCAGGCGCTTCTTCCGGCTCGCTGCAGACTCGATTGAGACTGACCACCCGCCCCTCGCCGACAAGCTACGTCGTGCGAGCCCACACTGGATGCGTCACACGCATGCGACTCATGCGCTGGGGCGCGGCGCCGAGCTGACCACGGTGCGCGACAACCTGCGGCACGCGTCGGTGTCCACGACCTCGATTTACCTGCACAGCGACGAGGTCAAGCGGGCGCGGCAGATGAGCGACGCTTTCTCGACACGCAAATGA
- a CDS encoding hybrid-cluster NAD(P)-dependent oxidoreductase has translation MESVLEPCILQQSPEVSDRFSLSSTWERADAQWPSHEQRTLVCCRVTDETHDVRTFVFASEAGQPFSFEPGQFITISAEIDGQAVSRCYTISSPPTRPYTLSITVKRTPGGVMSNWLHANMAAGKTLSAFGPAGIFTPSAGPSRKTLYLSAGSGVTPLMAMTRAAFDLGQNRDVVFVHSARTPEDIIFANELAALEQISSAFRVVHICEAQSEEGNWQGPIGRLSLELLKARVPDYREREVFTCGPAGYMDAVRKLLLDGQHDPDRYHQESFNFAETVEVVEAAPEQRPGDQTSSFTVRLSRSGKTFTMEPSETVLAAARKAGVPMPSSCSQGICGTCKTRLLEGTVEMKHNGGIRPREIDKGLRLMCCSKPTSDLVLDL, from the coding sequence ATGGAAAGCGTCCTCGAACCCTGCATCCTTCAACAGAGCCCCGAAGTGTCTGATCGCTTTAGTCTGTCGTCTACATGGGAACGCGCGGATGCGCAGTGGCCGAGCCACGAGCAGCGAACGCTGGTCTGTTGTCGGGTAACTGACGAAACCCATGACGTCCGCACGTTCGTGTTTGCGAGCGAGGCCGGCCAACCCTTCTCGTTCGAACCGGGACAGTTCATCACGATCAGCGCGGAGATCGACGGCCAGGCAGTCAGCCGCTGCTATACGATCTCGTCGCCACCGACCCGGCCGTACACGTTGTCGATCACGGTCAAGCGGACACCGGGCGGGGTAATGTCGAACTGGCTGCACGCAAACATGGCAGCCGGCAAAACGTTGTCCGCGTTCGGACCGGCGGGTATCTTTACGCCGTCGGCCGGCCCGTCACGGAAGACACTGTATCTCTCGGCGGGTTCTGGCGTCACGCCATTGATGGCGATGACACGCGCGGCGTTCGACCTCGGACAGAATCGCGATGTGGTGTTCGTGCATAGCGCGCGAACGCCCGAAGACATCATTTTTGCGAACGAGTTGGCAGCGCTCGAGCAGATATCCAGTGCTTTTCGAGTCGTCCATATCTGCGAGGCGCAATCCGAGGAAGGTAACTGGCAAGGTCCCATCGGACGCCTGAGTCTCGAACTGTTGAAAGCGCGCGTGCCCGACTATCGGGAGCGGGAGGTTTTCACATGCGGCCCAGCCGGTTATATGGATGCCGTCAGGAAGCTGCTGCTTGACGGACAACATGATCCGGACCGTTATCATCAGGAAAGCTTCAACTTCGCAGAGACCGTCGAGGTCGTCGAAGCTGCGCCGGAACAACGCCCGGGCGATCAAACGTCGTCCTTTACTGTACGTCTTTCGCGTTCCGGCAAGACCTTCACGATGGAGCCGTCAGAAACCGTGCTCGCGGCCGCGCGCAAAGCGGGTGTACCGATGCCATCGTCTTGTAGTCAGGGGATCTGCGGTACCTGCAAGACCAGGCTGCTCGAAGGCACAGTCGAGATGAAGCACAACGGCGGTATCCGGCCGCGCGAGATTGATAAGGGGCTTCGACTGATGTGTTGCAGCAAGCCGACTTCCGATCTGGTTCTGGATCTGTAG
- a CDS encoding cold-shock protein — MATGTVKWFNDAKGFGFISPDDGGEDLFAHFSEIKTEGFKSLQENQKVSFEVKMGPKGKQAANIKPV, encoded by the coding sequence ATGGCAACGGGTACAGTTAAGTGGTTCAACGATGCGAAAGGCTTTGGCTTCATTTCTCCGGACGACGGTGGCGAAGACCTGTTCGCTCACTTTTCCGAGATCAAGACTGAAGGTTTCAAATCTCTGCAGGAAAACCAGAAGGTAAGCTTCGAAGTCAAGATGGGGCCGAAGGGCAAGCAGGCTGCGAATATCAAGCCTGTCTGA
- a CDS encoding GlxA family transcriptional regulator has protein sequence MIAFANAIEVLRIANYVEGHEWYRWTVYTVDGSLAVPSNGVVARAAQPFDHRGGLPDVLIVCGGMDIRQAANASLGAILRSAAQQGVVLGGVCSGVFALLAAGLMEGHRCAVHWEDVAALAAEFPRVQITDEVFVLDRDRITCASGAAPVDMMLNLVAGEIGAACAAQVSRYLCVDRIRAPDERQIRPVSARLGGVRSELVELVELMEANVEEPLSSMDLARLIGVSDRHMQRMFREQLGRSPAEYYLTIRLKCARSLLLTSAAEIRAISSKCGFKSACSFSKAYRREFGHTPSAERRGT, from the coding sequence ATGATCGCGTTTGCAAACGCGATCGAGGTCCTACGAATCGCAAACTATGTCGAGGGCCATGAGTGGTACCGATGGACGGTCTACACGGTCGACGGAAGCCTGGCTGTTCCGAGCAACGGTGTCGTGGCCAGGGCGGCTCAGCCCTTCGACCACCGAGGCGGGCTACCTGACGTATTAATCGTTTGCGGGGGCATGGACATCAGGCAGGCGGCGAATGCGTCGCTTGGCGCCATCCTGCGTAGCGCCGCGCAGCAAGGTGTTGTGCTGGGTGGAGTGTGTAGCGGCGTCTTCGCGCTGCTTGCGGCGGGCCTTATGGAAGGACACCGATGCGCCGTACACTGGGAAGACGTTGCGGCGCTGGCGGCCGAGTTCCCTCGTGTACAGATAACCGATGAAGTTTTTGTCCTCGATCGCGACCGGATAACCTGTGCGAGCGGTGCGGCGCCTGTGGACATGATGCTCAATCTGGTCGCGGGCGAGATCGGTGCAGCCTGCGCAGCGCAAGTATCACGCTATCTATGCGTCGATCGGATTCGGGCGCCGGACGAACGCCAGATCAGGCCTGTGTCGGCAAGGCTGGGTGGCGTAAGGTCTGAACTCGTCGAACTGGTGGAATTGATGGAGGCTAATGTCGAGGAGCCGCTATCTAGCATGGATCTGGCACGGCTCATAGGCGTGTCGGATCGGCATATGCAGCGGATGTTTCGCGAGCAGCTTGGCCGTTCACCTGCCGAATATTATCTGACGATCCGGCTCAAATGTGCTCGCTCGCTCCTGCTTACTAGCGCTGCGGAGATCAGGGCGATCTCTTCGAAATGCGGTTTCAAGTCAGCATGTTCGTTCAGCAAAGCCTACCGCCGGGAATTTGGCCACACGCCTTCAGCAGAGCGGCGTGGCACCTGA
- a CDS encoding lytic transglycosylase domain-containing protein has protein sequence MSARLHRVYRTVGLALAAVTLIMSGTVLARQPTPSTSLSADDQIFIKLRDAARDNDPARAARLASLIPNYPATAYLSYFQIKPRLFTGAGHANPDAPDAPVLSFLQRYDGQAIADRLRNDYLRVLGARHDWHDFDSQYAKFVLDDDTQVKCYALESRATRGENVADAARALLVEPNWYGDGCVDLITALDRDQQFTPDDVWQLIRQAYEQGARTTGGRLVDALGAARPDPLLFQQATNQPGRLLAKGIQLDAASHQLALLAITQLAVGDPQAAEATFTAIAPSLSLAERAIGWGTIAYQAAIRQLPGAVNWYRLSANAPLSSQAYQWRTRSALLVGDWTMVRWSIEQMPAALRAQPAWIYWYARALKQSSEVATADETLRTIAGNYTFYGQLASEALGRHIVIPPQTRVTDEEVERASRTPGFELAKRFYALCLRTEGNREWNWQLRGMTDRQLLAVAEYARRIELYDRAVSTADRTQTEHDFSLRYLAPFRTIVERDTQSAGFDVGWAYGLIRQESRFIISARSEVGAGGLMQVMPDTATMVAKKIGLGTLSRAKMNDIDTNILLGTYYLSMIYNQLDRSAVLATAGYNAGPGRPRKWQANLPRRVEGAIFAETIPFNETRDYVKNVLANTVYYAALFDGHPQSLTERLGQIEPR, from the coding sequence ATGTCCGCACGACTTCACCGGGTGTATCGCACGGTCGGCCTTGCCCTTGCCGCCGTGACGCTTATCATGTCTGGCACGGTGCTAGCCAGACAACCTACCCCATCCACCTCGTTGTCCGCTGACGATCAGATTTTCATCAAGTTACGTGACGCGGCACGCGACAACGATCCCGCGCGCGCCGCGCGCCTCGCCAGCCTGATTCCGAATTATCCGGCGACGGCCTATCTCAGCTATTTCCAGATCAAGCCGCGTCTGTTCACTGGCGCGGGGCATGCGAATCCCGACGCGCCGGACGCACCGGTGCTGTCATTTCTGCAACGTTACGACGGACAGGCGATTGCAGACCGTCTGCGCAACGACTACCTTCGCGTGCTCGGGGCGCGCCACGACTGGCACGATTTCGATTCGCAATATGCAAAGTTCGTCCTGGACGACGACACGCAGGTGAAATGCTATGCGCTCGAGTCGCGTGCCACGCGGGGCGAGAATGTCGCCGACGCGGCGCGGGCGCTGCTTGTCGAGCCGAACTGGTACGGTGACGGCTGCGTGGATCTGATCACCGCGCTCGACCGTGACCAGCAGTTCACGCCGGACGACGTGTGGCAGCTGATTCGCCAGGCCTATGAACAGGGCGCGAGGACGACAGGCGGCAGACTGGTCGATGCGCTGGGCGCAGCGCGCCCGGATCCGCTGCTCTTCCAGCAGGCGACGAACCAGCCAGGTCGATTGCTCGCGAAAGGCATCCAACTTGACGCGGCCTCCCATCAACTCGCGCTGCTCGCCATCACACAGTTGGCGGTCGGCGATCCGCAGGCCGCCGAGGCCACCTTTACCGCCATCGCACCGTCGCTCAGCCTGGCGGAACGGGCTATCGGTTGGGGCACGATTGCCTATCAGGCGGCGATCAGGCAGCTACCGGGCGCGGTGAACTGGTACCGGCTGTCGGCGAACGCGCCCCTGTCGAGTCAGGCCTACCAGTGGCGCACCCGCAGCGCGCTGCTGGTCGGGGATTGGACCATGGTGCGCTGGTCAATCGAGCAGATGCCGGCCGCGCTGCGCGCGCAGCCCGCATGGATCTACTGGTACGCGCGCGCGTTGAAGCAGAGCAGCGAGGTGGCGACAGCCGACGAGACACTCCGAACGATCGCGGGTAACTACACCTTCTATGGACAGTTGGCCTCCGAAGCGCTCGGCCGGCACATCGTGATCCCGCCGCAGACCAGGGTGACCGACGAAGAAGTTGAGCGGGCCAGCCGGACACCAGGCTTCGAGCTGGCAAAGCGTTTTTACGCGCTGTGCCTGCGCACGGAAGGCAACCGTGAGTGGAACTGGCAGCTGCGCGGCATGACCGACCGACAACTGCTCGCGGTCGCCGAGTACGCGCGCCGCATCGAGCTTTATGACCGGGCTGTGAGCACCGCCGACAGGACGCAGACGGAACATGATTTTTCGCTGCGCTACCTGGCGCCCTTCCGCACGATTGTCGAGCGCGATACGCAGTCCGCCGGGTTCGACGTCGGCTGGGCGTATGGCCTCATTCGTCAGGAGTCGCGCTTCATCATCAGTGCACGCTCCGAGGTTGGCGCGGGCGGCCTGATGCAGGTGATGCCGGACACAGCCACGATGGTCGCGAAGAAGATCGGGCTCGGTACGCTCTCGCGGGCCAAGATGAACGACATCGATACGAACATCCTGCTTGGCACGTACTATCTATCGATGATCTACAACCAGCTCGACCGTTCTGCCGTGCTCGCGACGGCTGGCTACAATGCGGGCCCTGGGCGCCCGCGTAAGTGGCAGGCGAACCTGCCGCGTCGGGTGGAAGGTGCGATTTTCGCGGAGACGATTCCGTTCAACGAAACCCGCGACTACGTCAAGAATGTATTGGCGAACACGGTGTACTACGCGGCGCTGTTTGATGGCCACCCGCAATCGCTGACGGAGCGGCTTGGCCAGATCGAACCCCGATGA
- a CDS encoding translation initiation factor Sui1, with protein MKSSSKGGLVYSTDGGRMCPECRKVLAECVCKAVANAQLAGDGVVRVTHVTKGRGGKSVTIVKGLALDPLALALLGKQLRTVCGSGGTVKDGVIEIQGDHCERVIEALRKDGHSAKRAGG; from the coding sequence ATGAAGAGTAGTTCAAAAGGCGGCCTTGTCTATTCCACCGATGGCGGCCGAATGTGTCCCGAATGCAGAAAGGTTCTCGCGGAATGTGTCTGCAAAGCGGTTGCTAACGCACAACTAGCAGGCGACGGTGTGGTACGGGTGACGCATGTGACCAAGGGCCGGGGCGGGAAAAGCGTGACGATCGTTAAAGGGCTCGCGCTCGATCCTCTTGCTTTGGCGTTGCTTGGCAAGCAGTTGCGTACGGTCTGCGGCTCTGGTGGAACGGTCAAGGATGGCGTGATTGAAATACAGGGTGACCATTGCGAGCGGGTCATTGAAGCGCTCAGGAAGGACGGCCACAGCGCGAAGCGGGCAGGGGGCTAG
- a CDS encoding HU family DNA-binding protein → MNKQELIDAIAASTGESKSSTGEAIDAILEVVTAAVTRGDTVQLIGFGSFSTGARAERAGRNPATGETITIPAAKTVKFTAGKAFKDAVNAA, encoded by the coding sequence ATGAACAAGCAGGAACTCATCGACGCCATCGCTGCCAGCACGGGCGAAAGCAAATCCAGTACGGGCGAGGCTATTGACGCCATCCTCGAAGTTGTGACGGCTGCTGTCACGCGTGGCGACACCGTTCAGCTGATCGGTTTCGGTTCGTTTTCCACGGGTGCCCGGGCAGAGCGCGCGGGCCGTAATCCTGCGACGGGCGAGACGATCACGATACCCGCGGCGAAAACCGTCAAGTTCACCGCGGGCAAGGCGTTCAAGGACGCGGTGAACGCGGCATAA
- the istB gene encoding IS21-like element helper ATPase IstB, whose product MHPSPELNTILKQLRLSGILDSLEQRNRQAIDGQLAYTEFLATLLHDEVARREQKKLGVRLARAGFSLGKTLENFDFDRVPKLNRAHIYDLAAGRYIDEKVCVLMVGQTGVGKSHLAQALGHCAARQGRDVLFITQTELLKKLHAARATELYERKLQQFVRVPVLIVDDFALKPLRAPHDEDFHDLIAARYERAATILTSNLDFSEWGDAFPDNRILGAATLDRLRHGAYRVVIEGESFRKPKPMPENGENVVAKSGKKTHS is encoded by the coding sequence ATGCATCCCAGTCCAGAACTGAACACGATCCTCAAGCAGTTGCGCCTCTCGGGCATCCTCGACTCGCTCGAGCAACGCAACCGTCAAGCCATCGACGGGCAACTTGCCTACACGGAGTTCCTCGCCACGCTTCTGCACGACGAGGTCGCGCGGCGAGAGCAGAAGAAGCTCGGCGTGCGGCTCGCCCGCGCTGGCTTCTCCCTAGGCAAGACGCTCGAGAACTTCGACTTCGACCGCGTGCCCAAACTCAACCGCGCTCACATCTATGATCTCGCCGCCGGCCGCTATATCGACGAGAAGGTCTGCGTGCTGATGGTCGGCCAAACCGGCGTCGGCAAGTCGCATCTCGCGCAGGCCCTGGGCCACTGCGCCGCACGCCAGGGCCGCGATGTCCTGTTCATCACGCAAACCGAATTGCTCAAGAAGCTGCATGCAGCACGGGCGACTGAGCTCTATGAACGCAAGTTGCAGCAGTTCGTGCGCGTTCCGGTGCTGATCGTCGATGACTTTGCACTCAAACCCCTGCGTGCGCCCCACGACGAAGACTTCCACGACCTGATCGCCGCCAGGTATGAGCGCGCGGCAACTATCCTGACGTCGAATCTCGACTTCAGCGAATGGGGCGACGCATTCCCCGACAACCGCATCCTCGGTGCTGCCACGCTCGATCGGCTACGGCACGGCGCCTACCGTGTCGTCATTGAGGGTGAGAGCTTCCGCAAGCCGAAACCGATGCCCGAAAACGGCGAAAACGTGGTTGCAAAATCAGGCAAAAAAACGCATTCTTGA
- a CDS encoding Lrp/AsnC family transcriptional regulator has product MVSASLDSFDRKLLEEIQKDANTPQNELGSRVSLSTAAVNRRLRRLSEEGVIERFTAVVSPEKVGCPLTIVVNIEVESEQIDILDSMKAAFARCSHIQQCYYTAGEWDFVLIVTVEDMERYNALTRELFFANNNVKRFKTLVSMSRVKVGLTIPMTERE; this is encoded by the coding sequence ATGGTCTCTGCTTCGCTGGATAGTTTTGATCGAAAACTGCTCGAAGAAATTCAGAAAGACGCCAACACCCCGCAGAATGAACTGGGTAGTCGCGTTAGTCTTTCGACTGCCGCGGTCAACAGGCGACTCCGGCGGCTATCGGAGGAGGGCGTTATAGAGCGATTTACCGCGGTAGTTTCACCGGAGAAGGTGGGTTGTCCGCTCACGATCGTCGTCAACATAGAAGTGGAGAGTGAGCAGATTGACATTCTCGATTCAATGAAAGCCGCCTTTGCGCGCTGCTCGCATATTCAGCAGTGTTACTACACGGCGGGCGAATGGGACTTTGTTCTGATCGTCACCGTGGAAGACATGGAGCGGTACAACGCCCTGACTCGCGAGCTTTTCTTTGCCAACAATAATGTGAAGCGCTTCAAGACGCTTGTAAGTATGAGTAGAGTAAAGGTCGGGCTGACGATACCGATGACGGAACGCGAGTGA